The Amycolatopsis tolypomycina genomic interval TCAGCAGGGCGCCCCTGACGAGCGGCGTGCGCACAAGGAACGCGAGCCCGTCGAGGACGCCGCGCAGTCCCGGCCGTGACGGCTCGCCGCCCGGGCGCATCTCCGGGAGGCCGAACACGCCGAAGAACGCCAAGCCGAACGTCAGCGCGTCGACGACGTAGCAGCCGCCGACGCCGAACCTGCCCAGGACGAGCCCGGCGAGCGCCGGGCCGAGCAGCATCGCGCCCTGGAAGGCGATCCGGTTCAGCGCCAGCCCGGCCGGCAGCTGCTCCGGTGGCAGCAGGCGCGGGATGAACGTCCGCGCCGCCGGCCCGCCGCCCGCGACGAAACACGACTGCGCCGCCACCAGGCCCAGGACGACGACCACCGGCACGTCGCCGAGGAAGCCCTGCACGGCAAGCAACACCGAGCAGGCCGCCTGCCCGGCCGTGGCCACCAGGGCGAACTTCCGCCGGTCGACGCGGTCCACGAGCGTGCCGGCGAACAACCCGAACACGATCACCGGCAGCGCCTGCGCGAGCCCGACCGCCCCGGTCCACACCGTGCTGCGGGTCTGCTCCCAGACCTGGAACATCACGGCGACGAGGGTCATCTGGCTGCCGAAGCCGGAGCAGACCCGGCCCAGCCACAGCCGCCGGAACGGCGGGGAGACGCGCAGCGGGGTGACGTCGACGAGGGCGCGGATCACCCCGCGAACCATAACAGCGCTTATACAATGCCGCGTCAGTGCGGGAACATGCTGTCCCGCACGATGGTCCCGTCCGGCCCGAGCAGCGGGACTTCCGAGCCGCCGCCCAGCTCGATCGCCGCG includes:
- a CDS encoding MFS transporter — its product is MVRGVIRALVDVTPLRVSPPFRRLWLGRVCSGFGSQMTLVAVMFQVWEQTRSTVWTGAVGLAQALPVIVFGLFAGTLVDRVDRRKFALVATAGQAACSVLLAVQGFLGDVPVVVVLGLVAAQSCFVAGGGPAARTFIPRLLPPEQLPAGLALNRIAFQGAMLLGPALAGLVLGRFGVGGCYVVDALTFGLAFFGVFGLPEMRPGGEPSRPGLRGVLDGLAFLVRTPLVRGALLTDLAMTVLSMPISLFPLVNAERFAGNPHTLGLFLSAVAVGGVGASVLSGTFTRLPRPGRVMLAGSAAWGAALAAFGLIPNPWLGLACLVVAGAADTVSVVSRSALVQLATPDALLGRVAAAEQIVGQAGPDVGNLRGGLVAGVTSGTFALVSGGVLGVLAVALVGAATPGLRRFAVPAETAGAGK